One window of Microbacterium sp. Root61 genomic DNA carries:
- a CDS encoding ABC transporter substrate-binding protein, whose amino-acid sequence MPDNRLLSRGGRRPWIAAVAAAAVAFALAGCAGQAPVAEETSSAPTVDIDADFFFQEGDIPADPERVVVLWRTGSSLAELGVVPVGALEGELSENELTPEQFAPVSDVPVVGTYEGVDIEKIIELDPDLIIGMDNGGLSIDYEELAELFPVAILSIAEPTDVWRNYETVAQLVGKSADFTTQHEALTERLDALNAEYGDELGATQSTILGGLEGQIWVDTSKSLAYDRLTAAGFGYNPAYTDNPERYVEELTRENIPTLADQDIIFFDAELDGSTPADVQAILDEPAFQELPAVVAGHLYPIRGATVYTFTAANLQVDDLAAAAKAFTGR is encoded by the coding sequence ATGCCTGACAATCGCTTGCTCTCCCGCGGTGGACGCCGCCCCTGGATCGCCGCCGTCGCGGCAGCCGCCGTGGCCTTCGCACTCGCCGGATGCGCCGGCCAGGCCCCCGTGGCGGAGGAGACCAGCAGCGCGCCGACCGTCGACATCGACGCGGACTTCTTCTTCCAGGAGGGCGACATCCCCGCCGATCCCGAGCGTGTCGTGGTGCTGTGGCGCACCGGCTCCTCGCTCGCCGAGCTCGGTGTCGTGCCGGTCGGTGCTCTGGAGGGCGAGCTGTCCGAGAACGAGCTCACGCCCGAGCAGTTCGCCCCGGTGTCCGACGTTCCCGTGGTCGGCACCTACGAAGGCGTCGACATCGAGAAGATCATCGAGCTGGACCCCGACCTGATCATCGGCATGGACAACGGGGGATTGAGCATCGACTACGAAGAGCTCGCGGAGCTCTTCCCCGTGGCGATCCTCTCCATCGCCGAGCCCACGGACGTGTGGCGCAACTACGAGACGGTGGCTCAATTGGTCGGCAAGAGCGCCGACTTCACCACGCAGCACGAAGCGCTGACCGAACGACTCGATGCGCTGAACGCCGAGTACGGCGATGAGCTCGGCGCGACGCAGTCGACGATCCTGGGCGGCCTCGAGGGCCAGATCTGGGTCGACACGAGCAAGTCGCTCGCCTATGACCGGCTGACGGCGGCGGGCTTCGGCTACAACCCCGCGTACACCGACAACCCGGAGCGGTACGTGGAGGAACTCACCCGCGAGAACATCCCGACCCTGGCAGATCAGGACATCATCTTCTTCGACGCCGAGCTCGACGGCAGCACCCCCGCTGACGTGCAGGCCATCCTCGACGAGCCCGCCTTCCAGGAGCTCCCGGCCGTCGTCGCCGGGCACCTGTATCCGATCCGCGGCGCCACGGTCTACACGTTCACCGCGGCGAACCTGCAGGTCGACGATCTCGCCGCTGCGGCGAAGGCCTTCACGGGACGCTGA
- a CDS encoding siderophore-interacting protein yields the protein MGEESTTPPRAELRNWPIRIRELDLVHREHVTPRMLRLTLGGANHVGFESHIADEHVKLIFPDETGDLRVPTQDGDVLAWPRPNPTTRDYTVRRYDSERGEVDLDFVVHKGGLASDWAENAPLGSKIWVAGPPRGVFIPDAFTWQAYLGDETALPAIARRLAELPRHIEGVAVIEVQDVAEQQPLDPPPGFAVTWLHRGSAAPGTTSLLADAAGRISIPRDGRSYVWFAGESGSIKPLRAWAKGAGLGKHEFDFVGYWKRGAVGDEEDHHHGVVHALKHLLRLDH from the coding sequence ATGGGTGAGGAATCCACGACTCCGCCGCGGGCGGAGCTGCGCAATTGGCCGATCCGCATCCGCGAGCTCGATCTGGTGCATCGTGAACACGTCACGCCCCGGATGCTCCGGCTGACGCTCGGCGGGGCGAACCATGTCGGGTTCGAGAGTCATATCGCGGACGAACACGTCAAGTTGATCTTCCCCGACGAGACGGGAGATCTCCGGGTGCCGACGCAGGACGGCGACGTCCTCGCCTGGCCGCGCCCGAACCCGACGACGCGGGACTACACCGTGCGCCGGTACGACTCCGAGCGGGGAGAGGTCGACCTCGACTTCGTCGTCCACAAGGGCGGACTGGCGTCGGACTGGGCGGAAAACGCTCCGCTCGGCTCGAAGATCTGGGTGGCAGGGCCACCACGCGGCGTGTTCATCCCCGATGCGTTCACCTGGCAGGCATACCTCGGGGACGAGACCGCCCTGCCTGCGATCGCGCGTCGGCTGGCCGAGCTGCCTCGGCACATCGAGGGGGTCGCGGTCATCGAGGTGCAGGACGTCGCCGAGCAGCAGCCGCTGGACCCGCCGCCCGGTTTCGCGGTCACCTGGCTGCACCGTGGCTCGGCGGCGCCGGGAACGACATCGCTGCTCGCAGACGCCGCGGGGCGGATCTCCATTCCCCGCGACGGGCGCTCGTACGTGTGGTTCGCGGGAGAGAGCGGATCGATCAAACCCCTGCGGGCATGGGCGAAGGGAGCGGGGCTCGGCAAGCACGAGTTCGACTTCGTCGGCTATTGGAAACGCGGCGCAGTGGGAGATGAGGAAGACCACCACCACGGGGTCGTGCACGCCCTCAAGCACCTTCTCCGCCTCGATCACTGA
- a CDS encoding MmcQ/YjbR family DNA-binding protein, with protein MATIEDVRAIALALPETFEKIEGHRGGASWRVKDGLFVWERGPGATDLRQLDALGRSWPEGPVVGVRTDGAEGKEALLGTFPDLFFTIPHFDGYPAVLVILESIEVEHLREVITDAWLVKAPRRLAKEWLAQHGDS; from the coding sequence ATGGCGACGATCGAGGATGTGCGCGCGATCGCCCTCGCTCTTCCGGAGACGTTCGAGAAGATCGAGGGTCATCGCGGCGGCGCGAGCTGGCGGGTGAAGGACGGCCTGTTCGTGTGGGAGCGCGGACCCGGCGCCACCGACCTGCGTCAGCTCGATGCCCTCGGCCGCTCGTGGCCCGAGGGCCCGGTGGTCGGCGTGCGGACCGATGGCGCAGAAGGCAAGGAGGCACTGCTCGGCACCTTCCCGGATCTGTTCTTCACGATCCCGCACTTCGACGGATACCCCGCCGTGCTCGTCATCCTCGAATCGATCGAGGTCGAGCACCTGCGCGAGGTCATCACGGACGCCTGGCTGGTGAAGGCGCCGCGCCGCCTCGCGAAGGAGTGGCTCGCGCAGCACGGCGACTCCTGA
- a CDS encoding GntR family transcriptional regulator has protein sequence MVPMLPARAPALGDQLAAVLRDLIVRRQLQPGTHLVEDALAAEYDVSRGPVRDALRQLESQGLVESRRRGFFVIGLSQDDINDLYELRESIELVAVTRAISQVSDLQMREGRDIVAEMIACADRADAAGFAAADMRFHALLYRAGGNRRLLDVWDAYEPVFASLMQLTVEEDVDLHPSAHDHGQLLDLIEEGDADKLRAEMSDHLDGARARMGRAVHALIQDESGEVAS, from the coding sequence ATGGTGCCGATGCTACCCGCCCGCGCCCCGGCGCTGGGCGACCAGCTCGCTGCGGTCCTGCGCGACCTGATCGTCCGCCGCCAACTCCAGCCGGGCACGCACCTGGTCGAAGACGCGCTCGCCGCCGAGTACGACGTCAGCCGTGGTCCCGTCCGTGACGCACTCCGCCAGCTGGAATCGCAGGGTCTCGTCGAATCGCGCCGCCGCGGCTTCTTCGTGATCGGTCTCAGCCAGGACGACATCAACGATCTGTACGAGCTCCGCGAGTCGATCGAGCTCGTCGCTGTGACCCGCGCGATCTCCCAGGTCTCGGACCTGCAGATGCGCGAAGGACGCGACATCGTCGCCGAGATGATCGCCTGTGCAGACCGCGCCGATGCGGCAGGCTTCGCCGCGGCGGACATGCGCTTCCACGCGCTGCTCTATCGCGCCGGGGGGAATCGTCGCCTCCTCGATGTGTGGGACGCGTACGAGCCCGTTTTCGCCAGCCTCATGCAGCTCACTGTCGAAGAGGATGTCGACCTGCATCCGTCCGCTCACGATCACGGGCAGCTCCTCGATCTGATCGAGGAGGGCGATGCCGACAAGCTTCGTGCCGAGATGAGCGACCACCTGGACGGCGCCCGCGCGCGGATGGGTCGCGCCGTGCATGCGCTCATCCAGGACGAGTCCGGCGAGGTCGCGTCGTGA
- a CDS encoding carbohydrate ABC transporter permease, which yields MTGVAELTRPVETVPVEPEAPRRRRRFVGVAQSKVLLVLAIPALLFYGFAVVVPAIRGGVLAFTNWDGLSQTYDFIGIQNFVRIFTTDSSLDALRMTLVFALAVTVLQNLFGLLLALGVNSGLKSQNFLRVLFFAPVVITPVVVSYLWKFLLTPDGAVNTVLAAIGLGDIAPSWLGDPFWAATSVVMMIVWQHAGFSMVIYLAGLQSIPPELNEAAAVDGAGAWRRFWSVTWPLLAPATAINLMLTIIGGLKMFTEVFVLTGGGPGGSTETLSTLLYKSAFQFSEFGYGIALALVLAVVVVIFSVAQQRMSKRGNN from the coding sequence GTGACCGGTGTTGCAGAACTGACGCGACCTGTCGAGACGGTGCCCGTCGAGCCGGAGGCGCCGCGCAGGCGTCGCCGTTTCGTCGGCGTCGCCCAGTCGAAGGTCCTCCTCGTCCTCGCGATCCCGGCGCTGCTGTTCTACGGGTTCGCCGTCGTCGTTCCGGCGATCCGTGGTGGCGTGCTCGCCTTCACCAACTGGGACGGGCTCTCCCAGACGTACGACTTCATCGGCATCCAGAACTTCGTCCGGATCTTCACCACGGACAGTTCACTCGATGCACTCCGGATGACCCTCGTCTTCGCGCTGGCAGTGACGGTGCTGCAGAACCTCTTCGGGCTCCTCCTCGCCCTCGGGGTGAACAGCGGCTTGAAGTCGCAGAACTTCTTGCGTGTGCTGTTCTTCGCGCCCGTCGTGATCACGCCGGTCGTGGTGTCGTACCTGTGGAAGTTCCTGCTCACGCCCGACGGCGCGGTAAACACGGTGCTCGCGGCGATCGGGCTGGGCGACATCGCGCCCAGCTGGCTCGGCGACCCGTTCTGGGCAGCGACCTCGGTCGTCATGATGATCGTCTGGCAGCACGCCGGGTTCTCGATGGTCATCTACCTCGCTGGATTGCAGTCCATCCCGCCCGAACTCAACGAGGCGGCGGCCGTGGACGGCGCGGGAGCGTGGCGCCGGTTCTGGTCGGTCACGTGGCCGCTGCTCGCACCCGCCACCGCGATCAACCTCATGCTCACCATCATCGGTGGACTCAAGATGTTCACCGAGGTGTTCGTCCTGACCGGCGGCGGCCCCGGCGGCTCCACCGAAACGCTCTCCACGCTGCTGTACAAGTCGGCGTTCCAGTTCAGCGAGTTCGGCTACGGCATCGCGCTCGCGCTTGTCCTGGCCGTCGTCGTGGTCATCTTCTCGGTGGCGCAGCAGCGGATGTCCAAGAGGGGGAACAACTGA
- a CDS encoding carbohydrate ABC transporter permease, whose amino-acid sequence MFRYSKGTFAREVLMMCIALVFVFPLYVLVNMSLRPANDASSPLVPASQPTFDNFIQAWTQAGLGSALLNSAIVTVTSVVLIVAISSMAAYPLARVTSKLSTTMFWIVLVGMMIPFQVALIPLYQTMRDLGLLGSLASLILFYTGSQVPFSIFLYTGFLRTLDRDYEEAAALDGAGTFRTFTSVVFPLLRPITGTVIILNAITVWNDFLVPLLYLSGTPQQTVTVALYAFVGQFVSNWPVVFAGLVITVIPVLLAYFLMQKQIIKGFAGGLKG is encoded by the coding sequence ATGTTCCGGTATTCCAAGGGGACGTTCGCGCGCGAAGTCCTGATGATGTGCATCGCGCTCGTCTTCGTCTTCCCGCTGTACGTCCTGGTGAACATGTCGCTGCGTCCCGCCAACGATGCGTCGTCGCCGCTCGTCCCGGCATCCCAGCCCACCTTCGACAACTTCATCCAGGCCTGGACCCAGGCGGGCCTCGGGTCGGCGCTGCTGAACAGCGCGATCGTCACGGTGACGAGCGTCGTCCTCATCGTCGCGATCTCCTCGATGGCCGCCTACCCGCTGGCCCGCGTGACCTCGAAGCTCTCGACGACGATGTTCTGGATCGTGCTGGTCGGCATGATGATCCCGTTCCAGGTCGCGCTCATCCCGCTGTACCAGACGATGCGCGACCTCGGCCTGCTGGGATCGCTCGCGTCGCTGATCCTCTTCTACACCGGCAGTCAGGTGCCCTTCTCGATCTTCCTCTACACCGGCTTCCTCCGCACGCTCGACCGCGACTATGAGGAGGCGGCGGCGCTGGACGGCGCCGGCACATTCCGCACGTTCACCAGCGTCGTGTTCCCGCTGCTCCGCCCGATCACCGGCACGGTGATCATCCTCAACGCGATCACGGTCTGGAACGACTTCCTCGTTCCGCTGCTCTACCTCAGCGGCACGCCGCAGCAGACTGTGACAGTCGCGCTCTACGCGTTCGTCGGGCAGTTCGTCTCGAACTGGCCGGTCGTGTTCGCAGGCCTCGTGATCACCGTCATCCCGGTTCTGCTCGCGTACTTCCTCATGCAGAAGCAGATCATCAAGGGCTTCGCCGGAGGTCTGAAGGGATGA
- a CDS encoding alpha-L-rhamnosidase yields the protein MTVEAYSLRADGQDRPQGIVQHPSFSWRLRSSRKGARQAAYRITVTVRMPGAVIARVWDSGRIETTSTTGVRYGGAPLASSADYEWELEVEDERGEISAALGHFATGIVHADEWSAAWIGRNPVYRHVALPPQDTDISYTVNKLQPVRRFVRHFDLDAVPDTAKVHVSAKGIYRLYVNGHKVGTDELAPGWTEYRDRITYQSWDVSGLLHPGRNSIAALLGDGWYVGFIGTDRRHQAQHYGKEPALLAQLVLDDARGGRSVIGTDDAWSESPSDILYADLLMGQYEDSRRELPGWHQPEQDLADWSDAVVVDRDTALLVPESDPGVRATVRLPAVSVTPRGDGRHIVDFGQNLVGRVRLTLRGLAAGTRVQLDHAEVLEDGELHTANLRTAEPTDVFWTNGEDTQVFEPRFTLHGFRFAEVQGIPGVLLPTDIEAVALHNDVEFVGEFTSSDRALDRLFQNVSWGLRGNFVSIPTDCPQRDERLGWLADAQVFAPTALAIADVGPLLRRWLHDVRSAQNDDGAFPDIAPHLIHLREGAPAWGDGGVTIPWHIYRAGGDTAVLEEAADSMVAWVRHIERHNPSLIWRTQVGNDYGDWLQIGEETRKDVLATAYFAHSTDLTVRTLAILGRTSEAEELAELHRRIIQVYRSSFIDGDGTVAGDTQGGYLLTLAFRLYADASERDRIAERLVEAVLRRDVSLTTGFVTVGLLCPVLAEIGREDLAFRLLHNDQYPSWLFSVRNGATTIWERWDGWTPENGFQSARMNSFNHYSLGSVGQWFLSGILGITQPDDSAGYREIALAPRFDHLLQHAAGALETPRGRIESAWIREADHIQWTVTVPPGAPATVDLPVAGNEITEGGENATHSQGVTLMDGEKSSRLRLEPGTYEFRFPTR from the coding sequence ATGACCGTCGAGGCATACTCGCTGCGTGCCGACGGGCAGGATCGGCCGCAGGGCATCGTGCAGCATCCGTCCTTCTCGTGGCGCCTGCGCTCGTCGAGGAAGGGTGCGCGGCAGGCCGCGTACCGCATCACCGTGACCGTCAGGATGCCCGGTGCTGTCATCGCCCGAGTGTGGGATTCCGGCCGGATCGAGACGACCTCGACCACAGGTGTCCGGTACGGAGGTGCGCCGCTCGCGAGCTCGGCGGATTACGAATGGGAGCTCGAGGTCGAGGACGAGCGCGGAGAGATCTCCGCCGCGCTCGGCCATTTCGCGACCGGTATCGTGCATGCCGACGAGTGGAGCGCCGCGTGGATCGGGCGCAACCCGGTCTATCGCCACGTCGCGCTGCCTCCGCAGGACACCGACATCAGCTACACCGTCAACAAGCTTCAGCCGGTGCGGCGGTTCGTCCGCCACTTCGATCTGGATGCCGTTCCGGACACCGCGAAGGTGCACGTGTCGGCGAAGGGGATCTATCGGTTGTACGTCAACGGTCACAAGGTCGGCACCGACGAGCTCGCGCCCGGCTGGACCGAGTACCGCGACCGGATCACCTACCAGTCGTGGGACGTCAGCGGGCTGCTGCACCCCGGCCGCAACAGCATCGCGGCGCTTCTCGGCGACGGCTGGTACGTGGGGTTCATCGGAACGGATCGTCGACACCAGGCGCAGCACTACGGCAAGGAGCCCGCGCTGCTCGCCCAGCTCGTGCTGGATGACGCACGCGGCGGCCGATCGGTCATCGGAACGGATGACGCGTGGAGCGAGTCGCCGAGCGACATCCTCTACGCCGATCTGCTCATGGGCCAGTACGAGGACTCCCGCCGCGAACTGCCGGGCTGGCACCAGCCGGAACAGGACCTCGCGGACTGGTCCGACGCGGTCGTGGTCGATCGCGACACCGCTCTGCTCGTGCCCGAATCCGATCCCGGCGTGCGGGCGACCGTCCGTCTCCCCGCGGTCTCGGTCACTCCTCGCGGCGACGGCCGGCACATCGTCGACTTCGGTCAGAACCTCGTGGGCCGCGTCCGCCTGACGCTGCGCGGACTCGCCGCGGGCACCCGCGTGCAGCTCGACCACGCGGAAGTGTTGGAGGACGGCGAGCTCCACACGGCGAACCTCCGCACCGCCGAGCCGACGGACGTGTTCTGGACCAACGGTGAGGACACCCAGGTCTTCGAACCGCGCTTCACGCTGCACGGGTTCCGCTTCGCCGAGGTCCAGGGGATTCCCGGCGTCCTGCTCCCGACCGATATCGAGGCAGTGGCGCTGCACAACGACGTCGAGTTCGTGGGGGAGTTCACCTCGTCCGACCGCGCGCTGGACCGGCTCTTCCAGAACGTTTCGTGGGGGCTCCGCGGCAACTTCGTGTCGATCCCGACCGACTGCCCGCAACGCGACGAGCGGCTCGGCTGGCTGGCCGACGCACAGGTGTTCGCGCCGACCGCGCTGGCGATCGCGGATGTCGGACCGCTGCTGCGTCGTTGGCTGCACGATGTGCGGAGCGCCCAGAACGATGACGGCGCATTCCCCGACATCGCTCCGCATCTCATCCATCTGAGGGAGGGCGCACCCGCCTGGGGCGATGGTGGCGTGACGATTCCCTGGCACATCTATCGCGCCGGCGGCGACACCGCCGTTCTCGAGGAGGCCGCCGATTCGATGGTCGCCTGGGTGCGGCATATCGAGCGACACAACCCGTCGCTGATCTGGCGGACGCAGGTGGGCAACGACTACGGCGACTGGCTGCAGATCGGCGAGGAGACACGCAAGGACGTCCTGGCGACGGCCTACTTCGCGCACAGCACCGATCTCACCGTCCGGACGCTGGCGATCCTCGGTCGCACCTCCGAGGCGGAGGAGTTGGCGGAGCTGCATCGACGCATCATCCAGGTCTACCGCTCGTCGTTCATCGATGGCGACGGCACGGTGGCGGGCGACACCCAGGGCGGGTATCTGCTGACGCTGGCCTTCCGGCTCTACGCGGATGCCTCGGAACGGGACCGGATCGCCGAGAGGCTCGTCGAGGCGGTGCTCCGTCGCGATGTCTCGCTGACGACCGGATTCGTCACTGTCGGACTGCTCTGCCCCGTGCTCGCCGAGATCGGCCGCGAGGACCTCGCCTTCCGACTGCTGCACAACGACCAGTACCCGTCGTGGCTCTTCTCCGTCCGCAACGGCGCCACAACCATCTGGGAGCGATGGGACGGGTGGACGCCGGAGAACGGCTTCCAGTCGGCCCGCATGAACAGCTTCAACCACTACTCGCTCGGCTCGGTCGGCCAGTGGTTCCTGTCGGGGATCCTCGGGATCACCCAACCCGATGACTCCGCCGGGTACCGCGAGATCGCACTCGCTCCGCGTTTCGACCACCTGCTGCAGCACGCCGCCGGCGCGCTCGAGACCCCACGCGGCCGTATCGAGAGCGCGTGGATCCGGGAAGCCGACCACATCCAGTGGACGGTCACCGTGCCTCCGGGCGCGCCCGCCACCGTCGATCTCCCCGTCGCGGGGAACGAGATCACGGAAGGAGGCGAGAACGCGACGCATTCACAAGGCGTCACCCTGATGGACGGAGAGAAGAGCAGCCGACTGCGGTTGGAACCAGGAACCTACGAATTCCGGTTCCCGACCCGGTAG
- a CDS encoding ABC transporter substrate-binding protein, with product MNFRSIAAVAGVAGVAVSLAACSSSPSTSGSTEPTDTLTIATTSNNQAPMEAVIEAYEKKTGVEVNLTVADTSQFQTTIRTQLSSGTAPDVFTVWAGGGNPGAINVLQGAGYLADLSDREWVDTVDEGTAETLQIDGKTYGLPSKLDAVGTIYNVGTLDELGLEVPTTYTELLAYCTDVKAAGKVAFALGIQTDWVTQLIPYALVASTVYADAPDFDAKLADGSETFAGSGWGDAFDKYLEMNEAGCFNADPLGTDVTAAYNLVNSGEAVGVVQVLASYPQIASTAPEGTEFGFFALPGDDSGTTSIARGIGVSFAVNETAKNKANALDFIDWLTTPEATNVWFGTAPGLPALTNTEVELDTVMQTAADIIAAGNTAPMPDQGWPNAKPQSALFIGTQQLFSGQSDVDGVLRSMDEAFSN from the coding sequence ATGAATTTTCGCAGCATCGCCGCCGTCGCCGGTGTCGCCGGCGTGGCCGTCAGCCTCGCGGCCTGCTCGTCGTCGCCGTCGACGTCGGGATCCACAGAGCCGACCGATACCCTGACCATCGCCACCACCTCGAACAACCAGGCCCCGATGGAGGCCGTGATCGAGGCGTATGAGAAGAAGACCGGCGTCGAAGTCAACTTGACCGTCGCCGATACCTCTCAGTTCCAGACGACCATCCGCACCCAGCTCTCCAGCGGCACCGCACCCGACGTCTTCACCGTGTGGGCGGGCGGCGGAAACCCGGGCGCCATCAACGTGCTTCAGGGCGCCGGCTATCTCGCCGACCTCTCGGATCGCGAGTGGGTCGACACGGTCGACGAGGGAACCGCGGAGACGCTGCAGATCGATGGCAAGACCTACGGGCTTCCGTCGAAGCTCGACGCAGTCGGAACCATCTACAACGTCGGAACCCTGGACGAGCTCGGCCTCGAGGTTCCGACGACCTACACCGAACTGCTCGCGTACTGCACCGATGTGAAGGCCGCCGGCAAGGTCGCCTTCGCTCTCGGCATCCAGACCGACTGGGTCACACAGCTCATTCCATACGCACTCGTCGCCTCGACCGTCTACGCGGATGCGCCGGACTTCGACGCGAAGCTCGCCGACGGCTCGGAGACCTTCGCCGGCTCCGGCTGGGGCGACGCCTTCGACAAGTACCTCGAGATGAACGAGGCCGGATGCTTCAACGCCGACCCGCTCGGCACAGATGTCACCGCTGCGTACAACCTCGTGAACTCCGGCGAGGCCGTCGGCGTCGTGCAGGTGCTCGCTTCGTACCCGCAGATCGCCTCCACCGCGCCCGAAGGCACCGAGTTCGGGTTCTTCGCGCTGCCGGGCGACGACTCGGGCACGACCTCGATCGCACGAGGCATCGGCGTGAGCTTCGCGGTCAACGAAACCGCGAAGAACAAGGCCAACGCGCTGGACTTCATCGATTGGTTGACCACACCTGAGGCGACGAACGTTTGGTTCGGCACCGCTCCCGGACTGCCCGCACTGACCAACACCGAGGTCGAGCTCGACACCGTGATGCAGACCGCGGCCGACATCATCGCGGCCGGCAACACCGCTCCGATGCCCGACCAGGGCTGGCCGAACGCCAAGCCGCAGTCGGCGCTCTTCATCGGCACGCAGCAACTGTTCTCCGGACAGTCCGATGTGGACGGCGTGCTCCGTTCGATGGACGAGGCGTTCTCCAACTGA
- a CDS encoding dihydrodipicolinate synthase family protein: MPSHDIITAVPLAFDDAGGLDLDGSRAILEYVAASGVQGALVLGTTGEFPALSIEERNAVAALSVEVLTDIRVIVHVGAASRFEVSQLIAGARAAGATEIAVLTPYYLPAPTEEVFDFFRQVAAEAEGLDVYVYMFEARTGIAVDEDLIVRLAQLPGVVGVKVSGESLDLITTFRSRLPEGFRIYTGADGDFAQAGAAGADGVISGVASTFARPFVAMREALLGGSPDAVVELQADIDEVVGAVDGSPARMRAGHRLAGRRVGGSRMPLPEPDADVLARLARAVPRFH, from the coding sequence ATGCCCTCGCACGACATCATCACCGCCGTCCCCCTCGCCTTCGACGACGCCGGTGGCCTGGACCTGGACGGCAGCCGCGCGATCCTCGAGTACGTCGCCGCGTCGGGTGTGCAGGGCGCGCTCGTGCTCGGCACGACGGGCGAATTCCCCGCCCTGTCGATCGAGGAGCGCAACGCCGTCGCGGCACTCTCGGTCGAGGTCCTCACCGATATCCGGGTGATCGTGCACGTCGGTGCAGCGAGCCGGTTCGAGGTGTCGCAGCTCATCGCGGGCGCGCGGGCGGCGGGCGCCACCGAGATCGCCGTTCTCACCCCGTACTACCTGCCCGCTCCGACCGAGGAGGTCTTCGACTTCTTCCGGCAGGTCGCGGCCGAGGCGGAAGGCCTCGATGTCTACGTGTACATGTTCGAGGCGCGCACCGGCATCGCCGTCGATGAAGACCTCATCGTGCGCCTCGCCCAGCTTCCCGGCGTGGTCGGCGTGAAGGTCAGCGGAGAGTCGCTGGACCTCATCACGACATTCCGGTCGCGACTTCCGGAGGGCTTCCGGATCTACACCGGAGCCGATGGAGACTTCGCTCAGGCTGGTGCCGCGGGGGCGGACGGAGTGATCTCCGGTGTCGCGTCCACATTCGCCCGGCCCTTCGTCGCCATGCGCGAAGCCCTTCTCGGCGGCTCGCCGGATGCCGTCGTCGAACTGCAGGCCGACATCGACGAGGTGGTCGGTGCCGTGGACGGATCGCCCGCGAGAATGCGCGCCGGCCACCGTCTGGCCGGGCGTCGGGTCGGCGGCAGCCGGATGCCACTGCCCGAACCCGATGCCGACGTGCTCGCGCGGCTGGCGCGGGCCGTGCCTCGATTCCACTGA
- a CDS encoding DUF4185 domain-containing protein, whose translation MFRARTPSSRRLRVAAAGSILAIAAVLGGCSGGAAVTVDPNQDKPFVLTGVSGLKEIAQLTGPGAINDTETAAVAGTDLGSMVNVGDRTYFIFGDTFGERDPESIGGQGGNWRSNVSAWTTDSDPSDGITFDGWAPSDDLGWAMPMVEGEHDANDGTGEVTKIPTYGFAVGETLYIQYMSVKFWGEAGAWDANYAGLAKSTDQGETWTPLESPRWPGDSNFIQVAVAEVQDAGAPYLYFWSIPSGRFGNVELMRVPATVEAVEDADAYSYFAGVGADGAPEWSAEMTDAATVLEGTIGELSVMWSTYLDRWIMTYSDAGNAYIREGITPWGPWGDPIEVAGASEYPGLYSPYLNPRYVADGGRKIYFTMSLWGPYNVFWFSVDLEKAP comes from the coding sequence ATGTTCCGCGCACGCACCCCGTCATCCCGTCGACTCCGGGTGGCCGCGGCCGGCTCGATCCTCGCCATCGCCGCCGTCCTCGGCGGCTGTTCGGGAGGTGCTGCCGTGACCGTGGATCCGAATCAAGACAAGCCGTTCGTCCTCACCGGGGTCTCCGGGCTGAAGGAGATCGCCCAGCTCACCGGGCCGGGGGCGATCAATGACACCGAGACCGCGGCCGTCGCGGGCACCGACCTCGGCTCGATGGTGAACGTCGGCGACCGCACCTACTTCATCTTCGGCGACACCTTCGGGGAGCGAGATCCCGAATCGATCGGCGGCCAGGGCGGAAACTGGCGCTCCAACGTATCGGCCTGGACGACCGACTCCGACCCCTCCGACGGGATCACATTCGACGGCTGGGCGCCCTCCGACGACCTCGGCTGGGCCATGCCGATGGTCGAGGGCGAGCACGACGCCAACGACGGGACCGGTGAGGTGACCAAGATCCCGACATACGGCTTCGCGGTCGGCGAGACCCTCTACATCCAGTACATGTCCGTGAAGTTCTGGGGCGAAGCGGGCGCGTGGGACGCGAACTACGCCGGTCTGGCGAAGTCCACCGACCAGGGCGAGACGTGGACGCCGTTGGAGAGCCCGCGGTGGCCGGGGGACTCGAACTTCATCCAGGTCGCCGTCGCCGAGGTGCAGGATGCGGGTGCCCCGTACCTCTACTTCTGGTCCATCCCCTCGGGCCGCTTCGGCAACGTGGAGCTCATGCGGGTGCCCGCGACGGTGGAAGCGGTGGAGGACGCCGACGCCTACAGCTACTTCGCCGGCGTCGGCGCGGACGGCGCACCCGAGTGGAGTGCCGAGATGACGGATGCCGCCACCGTGCTGGAGGGCACGATCGGAGAGCTCTCCGTGATGTGGTCCACCTACCTGGATCGGTGGATCATGACGTATTCCGACGCCGGGAACGCCTACATCCGTGAGGGCATCACCCCGTGGGGCCCGTGGGGCGACCCGATCGAGGTGGCCGGCGCATCCGAGTATCCCGGGCTGTATTCGCCCTATCTGAACCCCCGCTATGTTGCAGATGGAGGAAGGAAGATCTACTTCACCATGTCGCTGTGGGGTCCGTACAACGTCTTCTGGTTCTCGGTCGACCTCGAGAAGGCGCCGTGA